Genomic segment of Thermodesulfovibrionia bacterium:
ATCCGCATTATTTCTTATTACATCAAAGAAATCCGTTATGTCGTCAAGATCAGCATCCGGCATTGAACTCATAGACAGTTTTGATGACAGATAATCCATAGCACCTTTTATAGACGTTAAGGGCGTTCTCAGTTCATGCGACACCTCTGCTATAAAGTCGGATTTCTTTTTGTTCAGCTCCGTCAGCCTGGCGTTTGCCTGCTCAAGGCTTTTTGTGGCTACCCTTACCTTCTCCTCAAGGCCTGAATGATATTCAGATAGCGACCGGGACATCTCAACAAAAGACCTGCTCAGCACCTCCAGCTCGTCCCCTGTCCTGATAACAGATGTTTCCGGGCTTCTTCCGCTTGAGAACTCCCTCATGGATCTGTTCAGTTCATTCACAGGCCTCAGCACCAGTTCCTTCATCATTATGTAGAGCACCAGCATTAATATCCCGATAGTCGCGATACTGGATGCTATCATACCTCTCCTCTCCAGGGTGATCATGGATATAGCATGATCCATAGGCAAGGCTATGCTTATAGCACCTCTCACATCCCCGGCCTTGTAACCCTGATGGCTGTGGCATTTCAGGCACTCCTCACTAATATAAAGCGGTGCGATATATCTGTAAAAATATGACGGGCCTATCTTTTCCACTTTGAAAGCTTCCTTATAACCGCGCTCTTCAAAATCCTGAAGCGCCGCCTTCTCGAAATCATCTGGGGCATTCTCAGGGTTTATGAGTTTCAGGCTGGTTATATTGAACCAGTAAGTGCCTTCTTCCTTGGCGTATTCTGATAGTTCTTTGGTGACCATCGCAGGACTCTTCTTGACATATTTTCTGCCCTTGATATCTGTTATCTCAGGTTCTGAAAGAAAAGGGCTGAGGCCTTTAGACGGTGCCGCTACAAAAACACCACCGTGGCTGGCGATCCATTTTCTTGTTATAACGATCTGGGTGAATAACACTTTTGCCTGCACATCAAGCTGTTTATACACAAGCGCTTCATGCTCTTTGGATATTAAATACAGGGATACGCCCATGGCCATGACCAAAGCCGCCGCTGTGGCGATGATAAATTTCAGGCTGAGGCTGATCCTTAACGCCCTGAACTCTTTAAGAAGGTAATTAAGTTTTTGCATTGTATTATGAAATAGTATGACGCCTGTTCTCAGTAGTCAATTATAAGAGGAGGTATCAATTAAAGAAAGTATTAATCTTTGTGGAATTCGTTCTGCGCGGAAGATACGCCGTTAAGAAGCACCGACTTAACAGCGCTTACAGCTTTATCAATGGTCTCAGTCAGCATCTTTACTTCGCTTTTGGGGAACGGCCTGAGGACATACTCTTCTGTCGGAACCCTGGCCGGGCGTCCTATTCCTATCCTTAACCTGAGGAAATCTTTTGAACCCAATGAATCAATTATAGACCCGATACCTTTGTGCCCGCCTGAAGATCCGTCCTGCTTTATCCTGACAATACCTTTCTCAAGGTCAAGGTCATCATGCACAACAATTACATTATCTATCTCTTCAAACCTGGCAAGAGCGCCCATTACAGCCCTGCCGCTTCTGTTCATAAAAGTAAGAGGCTTTATCAGGAGCGTCTCCTTCCCCTCGATAAAGCCTCTTCCATAAAGATAAGCCTCTGTCTTGTATTTTAATTTTATAGATGACCCGGCCGCCAAGGCATCTACAACCATAAAGCCTATGTTGTGCCTTGTCTCCTCATACTCCTGTCCCGGGTTCCCCAGGCCGACAACCAGCCACATAATAATTATTACTTTTTAGTTTCCTTTGATTCTCCCTCTGCTGCCTTGCCTTTGGCTTTCAGCACTTCAGGCTCTTTAACCTCTCCTTCAGCAGGTGCGGCTGCAGCCTCCATCTTTGGCGAGCTGACAACAAGGATAACTTGTCCAGGGTCAGAAATTATCTTTATCCCTTCCATAGGGATCAAATCGCTTACATGGAGAGAATGCCCTATTTCTATAAACTCCGCGTCAACCTCAATACCATGCGGTATATTGGTAGGAAGACACTCGATCTCAACCTCTCTCATCTGCAGTTCAAGAATACCTCCCTCTTTAATACCCTTGGGTTCCCTGGTAATAATGATAGCAACAGATAGCTTGAGCTTATCCTTGAGCGATATCTCAATAAAGTCAACATGCAGCAGGATGCTGTCTATCGGGTCAACCTGGTACTCCTTTATGAGCACGGGATGCTCTGTGGACTTCGCCTTATCCCTGTTAAGCTCAAGAGTTATAAGAGCGTGTTCGGCAATCCCTGCTTTTAAAAGACTGACCATCTCTTTTCTATTCAGCTTTATCGGGATCGACTTGCCGGCACCATATACAACCGCCGGCAGCTGTCCTGCCCTGCGCAGACTCCTGGCAGCGCCCTTGCCCTTCTCTGTTCTTTCATCTGCCTTTAATAAAATCTTCTCCATTTTTTTGAACCTCCGTTAAACGATGAGCAGCTTAATATGCTGATCGCTCATTAATATATTTTTTATTGAAACAGTGAACTGACCGACGATTCCTCGTGTATCCTCTTTATCGCTTCTCCAAGCAAAGGCGCAACAGAAAGAACGGTCAGTTTACTGCATTTCTCAACTTTACACTCCATAGGTATTGTATTGGTAACAACGACCTCCTCAAGGACCGAATCATTAATCCTGTCCAGGGCGGGGCCGGATAATACCGCATGCGCGCAAGCCGCAATAACACATTTAGCGCCGTTTGCCTTTATCGCTAATGCCGCCTGTGTGATAGTTCCGGCTGTGTCTATCATATCATCAAAAAGAATTGCATTCATTCCTGCCACATCACCTATGACATTCATAACTTCAGAAACATTTGCCTTTTCACGCCGCTTATCAATGATAGCCAGTGAGGCGTTAAGCCTTTTGGCAAATGACCTTGCGCGTTCAACACCGCCAGCATCAGGAGAAACAACAACCGTATTGCTGGAGTATTTCTCAATCAGGTATTTGGAAAGAACAGGTGAAGCATAGAGATGGTCAACCGGGATACTGAAGAAACCCTGTATCTGCCCCGCGTGCAGGTCTATCGTAAGCACCCTGTCCACACCTATCGATGTCAGCAGGTCAGCTACCACCCTTGCTGAGATAGGCACCCTCGGCTGGGCCTTTCTGTCCTGTCTCGCGTAGCCGTAATAAGGGATGACAGCGGTTATCTTCTTTGCCGAAGCCCTCTTCAGCGCGTCGATCATCAGAAGCAGCTCCATAATATTATGATTGACAGGCATACATGTAGGCTGGACGACAAAAACGTCAAAGCCTCTAACATTCTCATTGATCTGAACCGTTATCTCTCCGTCACTGAATGTGGTGACAGCCGCCTCGCCTAACGAAATCCCAAGAACATCAGCTATCTCCTGAGCAAGAGGCCTGTTGGCATTGCCGGAAAACAATTTAATTCTATCAGGCATCATATCTCCATATAAAAAGTAAAAGTTTAATCACTTGTTGACTCTTAACTAAAACCCTTCAACTTCTGCTGTTGCAAAGCAATAGAAGGTTGGCTGGGGCGGGAGGATTCGAACCCCCGAATGCAGGAATCAAAATCCTGTGTCTTACCAACTTGACGACGCCCCAAAAAAAAATAAACCCATTTACCTTGAGCTTTGCATTTTGAATTATAATTTTAGTCTGTTATTGTTTTAACAGCCGCTGTCCAAAACCCGGTAAAGGATCTAGAAACATCCTCAGCCTTTGCCAGAGAGTCAAAGACCCCGAAGACAGCAGACCCGCTTCCGCTCATAAGAGCCGCAGCTGCGCCATGTGCCAGCAACCTATCCTTTATCTCTGCTATCAAAGGATATTGTTTGGAAGTTACGGTCTCAAGGTCATTAAAAAGATAATCTGCAATATCAGATACTTCAGCCTTGCTGATTTTACTGATAAAATGCCTGATATTATCGTCTTTATCTGCTTTTTTTGTCAACCCGGAATCCCGGCAGGAATTGACCCTGATAGGCCTTGAAGGCTCAAAATTATTATAAGCCCATGCTGTTGAAACATTAAAATCCGGCTTTACGATCAAAAGATAAACCGAAGCAATCGCCTTGTAAGAAACGACCTTCTCTCCCCTGCCCTCAAGATAGGAGATCGAATCATGCAAAAATAACGGTACATCCGAACCAAGATCCTGAGCTGATGCGGATAGTTCACTTAATGACAGATTAAGGGACCATAGCTTGTTTAACCCGACCAGAGCTGCTGCTGCGTCACTGCTGCCCCCGCCTAATCCGGCGCCGACAGGGATCTTTTTCTCCAGGCTGATAAGCGCTCCTGCGTCAACATTATATCTTTGTTTAAGAAGAAGAGCGGCCTTATAAACAAGATTATCTTCAGTGGGGATGTCAGAATCAGTCGCAACGGCCAGTTCACTTGAAGATGAAAAAGTCAGTTTATCATACAACGCGATCTTCTGAACCACGCTCCGTATCTCATGAAAACCATCATCACGGCAGCAAATGACATTCAGAAACCAATTTATCTTTGCAGGGGCATAAATGGTGAACATCGAACTACTGAATGCCTGAAGATCCGGCGCCTTCAAGCCCTTTGATCTTCTTTTCTATCCTCTCTTTGAGGCCTTCTTCCTTATCTTGAAACTCAAGCGCCCTTTGCCATGCCTTAAGTGAGGAGGCCTTATCGTTCAGTTTCAAATAAACATCCCCCAGATGTTCCAGCACAACAGGGTCGTCTTTCATAGTTTCAGCAGCCGCCTTTATCTCTATGAGAGCTTGTTCATGCATACCTTTCTTGTAATATACCCATCCAAGACTGTCTCTTATGTAAGCGCTGTCAGGCTCAAGCGCTACCGCTCTCTTGATCAGTACTTCTGCTTCATCAAGGTTTATCCCTTTGTCCGCATAAGTATAGCCCAGATAATTCAGCGCATCGGCATGATTGGGATTAATCTCTATCGTCTTTTTAAGCTGCCCGATCATTTCATCAAAACGTCCCGTCTTTTCATATACAATGGCAAGATAAAAAATCAGCTGATCATTTCCGGCCACTACAGACAGGCCTCTCTTAAATATCTCTTCAGCGCTTTTATAATCCTTGTTTTTAATATATAGATTACCCAGATGCATATAAGGCTCAGGATCCTCAGGGGCAAGTTCTATCAGTTTCTTGTACTGTTCAGCAGCTTCATCATCCTTGCCCATTAAAATGAGTATATTGGCAAGAGAATATATTGTCTTTTCATCATCAGGCTGAATCGAATTGATTATTGTAATCTCTTCCGCAGCCCTCTTGTAATCCCTGGAATTAATAAATATACTTGCCAGGATCATATGGATCTCAACAGTATCAGGATTTGACACAACAGCTCCTTCCAACAAAGATATCGCCTTATCAGACATCTCCTGTTTCAGATATAACATAGTGAGCTTCTTGATCAACTCCATGCTGTAAGGATCCATTTTCATGGCATCCTCATATGTCTCCATAGCCTTATCGATCATCCCGGATAATTCATAGAGGCTGCCCAACAGCATATATGCGCTCTCAAAAGACGGGCTTATCTCTATCGCCTTTTCGAGTATGTCAATTGCTCCATTATAATCCTTCATATCTGCACGGGCGCTCCCAAGCCAGAACATAGCCGTAGCATTGCCGGGCTCGATAGATATAACCTCTTCGAGTATTTTGGCGCCTTCCTGATAGTTTTTGTTATTTAAATATATGTATGCAAGGTGAAGGTAAGGGGCTGTCTTTCCAGGATTCAGCTTTATAATCCTCCTGTAGACCCCGGCAGCAGACTCAAGATCATTCCTGCTTGAATAAAGGCTGCCAAGCAGCAAAAGCGCAGGTTCATAATCGGGATTTTTTTTAAGCGCCTCTTCAGATATCTTTATTGCATCCTCAATCCTCTTAAGGCTGAAGTAGAGACTCCCTGCCTCAGTCATCAGATATTCCGAATCAGTGTCTTCTTTTAATGCCTGCTCCATAAACTTTAAAGCCTCTTCATAGTTATGCGACAGCTTTGCATCTTCAGCAAGCATATAGTAGAAGTAGGCTTCCTTGGAGAATACAGGAGCCGCTTCAGGCTGCACAATAGTCACAGGCTTTTGAGAAAAAGCGCATGATGATGCAAAAAGAAGAATAAATAAGAAAATGGAATATTTTCTAAAGAAATTCATGGATTTTATTATGGCATAAAAAAATTATGATTGACAATTTGCCCATATATTATAAATACTCAAACTTATGCTATAACGGCTCCAAAAGTTGATAAATAGAGAGCCAACATGCTAAATTTTACATACTGCAATGAAAAGTTTATTCAAGAAATTTAAGGATACCGGCATACTTATCATCGGCGACCTGATGGTAGACCAATACATTTGGGGTACTGTCAAGAGGATATCCCCTGAGGCTCCTGTACCTGTTGTAGAGGTATCCAATGAAAACCTCACTCTGGGCGGGGCTGCAAATGTTGCCCGCAATATCACCTCTCTTGGAGGCAAGGTATTTATCGCAGGCGTTATAGGCGATGATGACACCGGAAAGATACTGACACGCGAGTTAAATAAGAACGGGATAAACACTGACGGCATACTCATTGATAAGGACAGGCCGACAACTGTAAAGACGAGGATCATCGCCCACAACCAACAGGTAGTGCGTTTTGACAGAGAGTCCAAGTCCGGCATCAGCAGTTCATTGACATCATCCATACTTGAATATGTAAAAGAATGCCTGCCTCATATTAAGGGCATTATCATCTCTGATTATTGCAAGGGAGTGATAACAAAACATCTTATCCAGGAAATTATCTCGATCACAAGATCAAAGGTCTTCATATCGGCAGATCCAAAGGTAGGCCACTTTAATTATTACAAGGGAGTAAGCATCATCACGCCGAACCTCAATGAAGCATCATTCGGATCAGGTGTCGATATAAAAGACGAAGAGACGCTGCTCGAAGCAGGCAATGTCCTTATGAAAAAACTACAGAGCGATGCGGTGCTTATCACAAAGGGAGATCAAGGGATGACGCTCTTTGAAAAGAACGGCAATGTTACGCATATCCCGACCTTTGCCCAAGAGGTCTTTGATGTAACAGGAGCAGGAGACACGGTTATAGCTACACTGACCCTCTGCCGCGCAGCAGGGTTAAAGCTGAAAGAATCAGCTATATATGCCAATCATGCCGCAGGCGCCGTAGTCGGCGAGGTGGGAACAACTGTTGCGACACCGGAAGATATAATTAAAAGCATGAAAACAGGAGATAAACGATGAAGCCCTCAAACAGAGCACAATTGATCAAGCCCTCTCCCACACTTGCCGTAGACGCCAAGGCAAAGGCGCTCAAGGCATCCGGTGTTGATATCGTCGGATTCGGCGCAGGGGAGCCGGACTTTGATACGCCTCAAAACATAAAAGATGCCGCCATCAAGGCCATCAATGACGGCTTTACAAAATACACTCCGGTCGGCGGCATTGATGAGCTTAAGGAAGCGATAATTGAAAAGTTCAGCAGAGACAATGGGCTAAGCTACAAGAAGGAAGAGATAATAGTTTCATGCGGAGCCAAGCACAGCCTCTACAATATTGCTGAAGCATTATTCAATCCCGGCGATGAGATAATTATTCCAGCGCCTTACTGGGTCTCATATCCTGACCAGGCGATACTGAATGATGCCGTTCCTGTACACGTGATGACAGATGAGAAAGACTCCTTCATCGTAACCCCGGAAATGCTTGGAGCAAAACTTACCAAAAAGACAAAGGCGCTTATACTCAACAGTCCTTCAAACCCTACCGGCCTGGCTTATGACAAAAAGA
This window contains:
- a CDS encoding tetratricopeptide repeat protein, with protein sequence MNFFRKYSIFLFILLFASSCAFSQKPVTIVQPEAAPVFSKEAYFYYMLAEDAKLSHNYEEALKFMEQALKEDTDSEYLMTEAGSLYFSLKRIEDAIKISEEALKKNPDYEPALLLLGSLYSSRNDLESAAGVYRRIIKLNPGKTAPYLHLAYIYLNNKNYQEGAKILEEVISIEPGNATAMFWLGSARADMKDYNGAIDILEKAIEISPSFESAYMLLGSLYELSGMIDKAMETYEDAMKMDPYSMELIKKLTMLYLKQEMSDKAISLLEGAVVSNPDTVEIHMILASIFINSRDYKRAAEEITIINSIQPDDEKTIYSLANILILMGKDDEAAEQYKKLIELAPEDPEPYMHLGNLYIKNKDYKSAEEIFKRGLSVVAGNDQLIFYLAIVYEKTGRFDEMIGQLKKTIEINPNHADALNYLGYTYADKGINLDEAEVLIKRAVALEPDSAYIRDSLGWVYYKKGMHEQALIEIKAAAETMKDDPVVLEHLGDVYLKLNDKASSLKAWQRALEFQDKEEGLKERIEKKIKGLEGAGSSGIQ
- a CDS encoding 50S ribosomal protein L25; translated protein: MEKILLKADERTEKGKGAARSLRRAGQLPAVVYGAGKSIPIKLNRKEMVSLLKAGIAEHALITLELNRDKAKSTEHPVLIKEYQVDPIDSILLHVDFIEISLKDKLKLSVAIIITREPKGIKEGGILELQMREVEIECLPTNIPHGIEVDAEFIEIGHSLHVSDLIPMEGIKIISDPGQVILVVSSPKMEAAAAPAEGEVKEPEVLKAKGKAAEGESKETKK
- the rfaE1 gene encoding D-glycero-beta-D-manno-heptose-7-phosphate kinase produces the protein MKSLFKKFKDTGILIIGDLMVDQYIWGTVKRISPEAPVPVVEVSNENLTLGGAANVARNITSLGGKVFIAGVIGDDDTGKILTRELNKNGINTDGILIDKDRPTTVKTRIIAHNQQVVRFDRESKSGISSSLTSSILEYVKECLPHIKGIIISDYCKGVITKHLIQEIISITRSKVFISADPKVGHFNYYKGVSIITPNLNEASFGSGVDIKDEETLLEAGNVLMKKLQSDAVLITKGDQGMTLFEKNGNVTHIPTFAQEVFDVTGAGDTVIATLTLCRAAGLKLKESAIYANHAAGAVVGEVGTTVATPEDIIKSMKTGDKR
- a CDS encoding ribose-phosphate pyrophosphokinase, which translates into the protein MPDRIKLFSGNANRPLAQEIADVLGISLGEAAVTTFSDGEITVQINENVRGFDVFVVQPTCMPVNHNIMELLLMIDALKRASAKKITAVIPYYGYARQDRKAQPRVPISARVVADLLTSIGVDRVLTIDLHAGQIQGFFSIPVDHLYASPVLSKYLIEKYSSNTVVVSPDAGGVERARSFAKRLNASLAIIDKRREKANVSEVMNVIGDVAGMNAILFDDMIDTAGTITQAALAIKANGAKCVIAACAHAVLSGPALDRINDSVLEEVVVTNTIPMECKVEKCSKLTVLSVAPLLGEAIKRIHEESSVSSLFQ
- a CDS encoding DUF3365 domain-containing protein, with product MQKLNYLLKEFRALRISLSLKFIIATAAALVMAMGVSLYLISKEHEALVYKQLDVQAKVLFTQIVITRKWIASHGGVFVAAPSKGLSPFLSEPEITDIKGRKYVKKSPAMVTKELSEYAKEEGTYWFNITSLKLINPENAPDDFEKAALQDFEERGYKEAFKVEKIGPSYFYRYIAPLYISEECLKCHSHQGYKAGDVRGAISIALPMDHAISMITLERRGMIASSIATIGILMLVLYIMMKELVLRPVNELNRSMREFSSGRSPETSVIRTGDELEVLSRSFVEMSRSLSEYHSGLEEKVRVATKSLEQANARLTELNKKKSDFIAEVSHELRTPLTSIKGAMDYLSSKLSMSSMPDADLDDITDFFDVIRNNADRLIRMVNDTLDLERIESGVIEMHFSDVSLGLLIKDVITGFHAIAGKKGVAFKVAAPPDVVITADEDMIRQVFINLISNALSVSPENSGIEITVSGTDEPVTIYIKDNGRGIAEDEKERIFDKYYTKRGKGGTGLGLAICKGIIEAHKGKIGVFNNEDTAGSTFYFSIPHRRERD
- the ispE gene encoding 4-(cytidine 5'-diphospho)-2-C-methyl-D-erythritol kinase yields the protein MKAPDLQAFSSSMFTIYAPAKINWFLNVICCRDDGFHEIRSVVQKIALYDKLTFSSSSELAVATDSDIPTEDNLVYKAALLLKQRYNVDAGALISLEKKIPVGAGLGGGSSDAAAALVGLNKLWSLNLSLSELSASAQDLGSDVPLFLHDSISYLEGRGEKVVSYKAIASVYLLIVKPDFNVSTAWAYNNFEPSRPIRVNSCRDSGLTKKADKDDNIRHFISKISKAEVSDIADYLFNDLETVTSKQYPLIAEIKDRLLAHGAAAALMSGSGSAVFGVFDSLAKAEDVSRSFTGFWTAAVKTITD
- the pth gene encoding aminoacyl-tRNA hydrolase, with amino-acid sequence MWLVVGLGNPGQEYEETRHNIGFMVVDALAAGSSIKLKYKTEAYLYGRGFIEGKETLLIKPLTFMNRSGRAVMGALARFEEIDNVIVVHDDLDLEKGIVRIKQDGSSGGHKGIGSIIDSLGSKDFLRLRIGIGRPARVPTEEYVLRPFPKSEVKMLTETIDKAVSAVKSVLLNGVSSAQNEFHKD